The Amycolatopsis methanolica 239 nucleotide sequence GGTCGTGATCGACCAGATGGCCCAGCGCTACGCGGGCGGGCCACCCGTGCTGCCCGGCGCTGCGGCGGCCGTGCGCGCGGTCGGCGAGCGGTACCCGGTGGCGATCGCCAGCTCGTCGCCGCCGGTGCTGATCCAAGCGTTCCTGGAGGCCACCGGCCTGACCGGGCTCGTGGCGGCGGCGCTGTCCAGCGAGCAGGTCGCCGCGGGCAAGCCGGCGCCGGACGTGTACCTCGAAGCCGCGCGCAGGCTGGGCAAGGACCCCGCGCGGTGCGCCGCGGTCGAGGACACCACCAACGGGCTCAAGGCGGCGCTGGCCGCGGGCATGACCGTCTACGCCGTGCCCAACCCGCACTTCCCGCCGGATCCGGCGGTGCTGGCGCAGGTCCACCGCGTGCTGGACACCGTCGCGGACCTGCCGGCCGCGCTCCGGGGATGAAAAAAGGGCCCGGTCCAGGACCGGGCCCTCGGCACTCAGCGCTCGATGTCGCCGGTGATGAACTTCTCCACCGCGTCCCGCGCGGTCGAGTCGTCGTACTGCTCCGGCGGCGACTTCATGAAGTAGGACGAGGCGGACAGCAGCGGGCCGCCGACGCCGCGGTCGAGGGCGATCTTCGCGGCGCGCACCGCGTCGATGATGATGCCCGCCGAGTTCGGCGAGTCCCACACCTCGAGCTTGTACTCCAGGTTCAGCGGCACGTCACCGAAGGCGCGGCCCTCCAGGCGGACGTAGGCCCACTTGCGGTCTTCCAGCCACTGCACGTAGTCCGACGGGCCGACGTGGACGTTGGCCTTGCCGAGGTCGCGGTCGATCTGCGAGGTGACGGCCTGGGTCTTGGAGACCTTCTTGGACTCCAGCCGCTCCAGTTCCTTCATGTTCTTGAAGTCCATGTTGCCGCCCACGTTCAGCTGCATGGTGCGGTCGAGCTGGACCCCGCGGTCCTCGAACAGCTTCGCCAGCACGCGGTGCGTGATGGTGGCGCCGACCTGGGACTTGATGTCGTCACCGACGATCGGGACACCCGCGTCGGTGAACTTCTGCGCCCACTCCGGGTTCGAGGCGATGAACACCGGGATCGCGTTGACGAAGGCCACCCCGGCGTCGATGGCGCACTGGGCGTAGAACTTCTGGGCCTCCTCCGACCCGACCGGCAGGTACGAGACCAGCACGTCGGCCTGAGCCTCGCGCAGCGCGGCGACGACGTCGACCGGCTCCTCGTCGGACTCCTCGATGGTCTCCTGGTAGAAGCGGCCGAGACCGTCCATCGTGGGGCCGCGCAGGACCGGCACACCGAGCGGCGGCACGTCGGTGATCTTGATCGTGTTGTTCTCGCTGGCGAGGATCGCGGACGACAGGTCCTGGCCGACCTTCTTGGCGTCGACGTCGAACGCGGCCACGAACTCCACGTCACCGACGTGGTACTGGCCGAACCGCACGTGCATCAGGCCGGGCACCCGCGAGGCCGGATCGGCGTCGCGGTAGTAGTGCACCCCCTGCACCAGCGACGCCGCACAGTTTCCGACGCCAACGATGGCCACCCGTACGCGGCCGCTGTTGTCGCCCATGCCGGTTTCTCCTTCGTTCAGTGATGTCTTGCCGATTTCGGATGCGGTCTCAGCTCTGAAGCCCGCGGTTCTGCTCGTCCTGCTCGTGCGCGATCAGTTCGTTCAGCCAGCGCACCTCGCGCTCGCTACTCTCCAGCCCCAGGCGGTGCAGCTCACGCGTGTACCGGTCGATCTTCTCCTCGGCCCGGGCGAGCGCCGCCCGGAGTCCTTCACGGCGTTCCTCGACCCGGCGGCGCCTGCCCTCCAGGATCCGCATCCTGACATCGGCCGGTGTCCGGGAGAAGAAGGCCAGGTGGACCCCGAACCCTTCGTCCTCCCAGGTCTGCGGCCCGGCGTCGACGAGCAGCTTCGCGAAGTGCTCCTTACCCTCCGCTGTGAGCTTGTACACCGTCCGAGCCCGCCGGCCCCAGCCCTTGACGGGCTCTCCGGCTCCCCCGACGTCACTGTCGGCCTCTTCGATGAACCCCGCCCGCTGCAACCGGCGCAAGGTCGGGTACAGCGAGCCGTACGAGAAGGTGCGGAACATGCCGAGCGTGTCGTGCAGGCGTTTGCGCAGCACGTAGCCGTGCATCGGTGCCTCGTGCAGCAGCCCCAGGATGGCGAACTCCAGCACGGTGCACCCCCTTTCGAGGATTTCCACGACACTCCAGCAACCTAACGCCGAATTATATCGGGCCGATACATCGAAGTGGTGTAGCCAACACCAATGATCACCCAATGCGGCCTGAACCGCAGCCGTGATGTTCACCAGAGCGTTATGGAAGGGTCGGCGTGTCGCGCACGCGGTCCAGACCGTTAGTCCGCACAGCTCATGGCGGACACACGGCGGCCACGTACTCTGTCACCGTGCAGAACCAGCGACAGGTGGTGGACTACGCCCTGCAGCGCCGCGCGCTGCTGGCCGGCGTCCGCTCCGGTCGTGTCGGCACGCGCGACGTCTGCGACGCCGATCCGTACCTGCTCAGAGCTGCCCGGTTCCACGGCGAACCGAGCGAGGCCCCCTGCCCGCTGTGCGGGAAGGACGGCCTGACGAACGTGTCCTGGGTGTTCGGGGAACAGCTCAAGCACGTCTCCGGCTCGGCCAGGACACCGACGGAACTGACCCGCCTGGCCAACCTGGTCGGGGAGTTCAACGTCCATGTGGTGGAGGTGTGCCGGACGTGCCGCTGGAACCACCTGGTGCGTTCGTACGTCTCGGGCAACGGAACCCCGCACGGCCCGTCCCGGAGGACGGCCGGGCAGTGAGGGGACGTAGCGCAGCGCTGGCACTCGATCACAGAACGGCGCCCGGTGTACCGCCGGTCTGGGAGGCTCACTCGTGAACGACCACCGCAATCGCTCCTGGCCTGGTCAGGAGCCCGATGAACCCCGTCGTGCCCAGTGGCCGCGCGAGGGCGGCGGCCCGGCCTGGCCGAGCGGTGACGAACCACCGCGGCGTCCCGCGCCTCCCCAGCGCCCGCAGGCCCGTGGCCCGCAGGGGCCGCAGTGGCCCGGCGAGGGCGGTGGCCCCGGCTGGCCGGGCGGCCAGGACCCGGACGCCCCGCGTGGCGCACGCCGCGTCCCGCCCGCGGGCAACCGGATGCCTCCGCCGCCGCCGCGCCGCCCCGGCCCGCCGCCCCCGAACGGCGGACCGCAGAACGGTGGACCCCAGAACCCGGCCGACCGGCCGATGCGCGGCCGCTACCGCCCGCCCGCGGGCCCGGCCGCCGCGGCCGCGGGCGCCGGTGCCGCCGCGGGTTCCGCCGGCCGCCGTCCCGGCATGGGCGACTCCGAGCCCGGCCTGCTCACCCACGCGGAGCTGCGCTCCGGCGGGTACCACGACGACTACGACGACTACGTCGACGAGCCCGTGACCGACTCCGATCCCGAGGACGACGCGCCCGAGGAGACCGGGAAGGGGAAGAAGGGCAAGGCGGCCCTGACGCCGAAGCAACGCAAGAAGCGGCGCTGGAAGATCATCCGGCGCAGCCTGTACGCCTTCTTCGGCGTGTTCGTGGTGCTGCCCGCGATCGCGTTCACGATCGCCTACTTCCTGGTCGACGTGCCGACGCCGGAGGAGGTCCTGGCCCAGCAGGACCAGGTGGTGACCTACTACTACAGCGACGGCTCGGTGATGGGCAAGGAGATCCCGGACAGCGGGAACCGCCAGATCCTCAAGCCGGGGCAGATCCCGGACACCGTCAAGCACGCCGTGTACGCCGCCGAGGACGCGACGTTCGAGACCAACAACGGGTTCGACGTGATGGGCATCCTCGGCGCAGTCTACAACAACCTGACCGGCGGCTCCGGCGGTGGTTCGACCATCTCCCAGCAGTACATCAAGAAGGCCACCGAGAACGAGGCGCCCACGCTCACCCGCAAGGCGACCGAGCTGGTCAAGTCGTTCAAGATGAACCAGACGCAGTCCAAAGAGGACATCATCACGGCCTACCTGAACATCGTCTACTTCGGACGTGGCGCGTACGGCATCGAGGCGGCCGCGCACGCGTACTTCAACAAGACGTCGGCGGAGCTGACCCAGTCCGAGGCGGCGCTGCTGGCCGGCATGATCCAGGGCCCTGGCAAGTCGGAGAACGCCGAGTACACCACGTGGCGCTGGAACTACGTGATGGACCAGATGCTCAAGTACAAGTGGATCACGGAGGCCGACCGCCAGTCCGCCCAGTACCCGACGCCGTTGCCGAAGGACCAGACCAAGCCGCAGGCGATCACCGGGCCGAACGCGTTCGTCCAGGGCCAGGTGGAGGCCGAACTCGAAGCGGCGGGTTACTCCAAGGAGAAGATCCAGGCCAACGGCTACAACGTCTACACGACGATCGACCCGAACGCGCAGCGGCTGGCCGAGAAGGCCGTCAACGACGTGATGCAGGGGCAGCCGGACGCCCTCAAGGAGGCGCTGGTCGCGGTCGATCCGAAGACCAGGGGCGTGATCGCCTACTACGGCGGGCCGAACAACAAGGCCGACCAGCGCGACTGGGCCAACACCAAGCGCAACCCCGGGTCGTCGTTCAAGACGTTCGACCTCGTCGCGTTCCTGAAGATGGGCAAGGGGCTCGGCGAGACGTTCGACGGCAGCACCCACCGCCAGTTCGGCGTGCTGCCCAACGGGCAGCCGCGCTACATCAACAACGCCGGCGCGTCCAACAGCTGCTCGAAGGAGTGCACGGTCGCCGAGGCCACCATGCGCTCGACCAACACCGTGTTCTTCGACATGGTGGCCAACGTGACCGGGCCGCAGGCGGTGGCCGACGCGGCCCAGGAGGCCGGGGTCACCTCGCTGAAGGCCGTGGACAACAACATCTCGCTCGGTGGTGGTACGACCGAGGTCACGCCGCTGGACATGGCGTCCGGCTACGCGACGATCGCCGACAACGGCACCTACCTGGACCGGCACTTCGTGCAGAAGGTGACCACGCCGGGCGGCGACATCGTGTACCAGCCGTCGAGCAACCCGAAGCCGGCGTTCGCCGACGGTGACGCGAGCAAGAGCAAGCAGATCGCGGGCAACGTGACCAATGCGCTCAAGCCGGTCATCGAGTTCTCGAAGCTGAGCTGCCCGAGCGGCCACGAGTGCGCCGGCAAGACCGGTACCCAGCAGTACGACGCCAGCGGCGCCAACGCCAGCGGCACCTCGAAGGACAACTCGCAGGTGTGGATGGTCGGGTACACGCCGTCGGTCTCCGCGGCCGCCTGGGTCGGCACCGGCAGCAACCAACCGCTGCACGACAAGAACGGCGACCCGATCTCGTCGACCGGGCTGCCCGCCAAGATCTGGCAGCAGTTCATGAACGACTACCTCAAGGGCAAGCCCAGCGAGAAGTTCCCCACGGTGTCGCCGATCGGCAAGAACGCGACCGCCAGCGACGACGCCTCGTCCTCGACAAAACCGGCGACCAGCAGGCCGAGCACGACGAACTCCAGCACGCCGGAGTCGCCCCCGCCGTCGACACCGCCGAGCACCCCGGAGTCGACCGACACGACATCGAGCCGCCGGAACACGCCGACCTTCACGTTCCCCGGCGGCGGCAACGACTTCGGGCCGACGAACACCCGCGACAACGGCTGATCCCCGGCTCACGCCGGAGGCCGTAACATCGCGCGGGTGTCCAGCCCGACCGACGAGACCACCTCGGCCGAACCCGCGCCGGCGTCACTCGACGCCGGTCAGCGGGTCGCGCCGTCCCGGACCGATCCGCTGGTCGCGGCCGCGAGCAGACCGATCGGCGGTCCGCTCGGCGAGCACGCGGCCGTGGGGCGGCACTGGTTCTGGACGCCGCAGCGGGTCGGGCTGGCGCTGGCCACGCTGGCGCTGATGCTGTGCTGGTTCGGCAAGGCCAGCTGCATCCAGCAGTACGTCGACGCGAACGGGCAGACCCAGCTGGACTGGCGGTCGGGCCGCCCGTACGTCGCGATGTGCTACAGCGACGTCGTGCCGCTGTTCAGCGCCGAGCGGCTGGACCAGCCCGGCACCTTCCCGTACCGGACGAGCTGGGTCGACGACGCCGGCACGCCGAACGCGCACGTCCGCTACATGGAGTACCCGGTGCTGACCGGGCTGTTCCAGTGGGCCAACGCGAAGATCACGCAGGTGTGGAAGGCGATCTCCGACACCGGCTGGCTGCCCGGCGCGCTGCCGGTGGCGATCTACTTCAACATCACCGCGTTCTGGCTCGCGCTGGCCTGGCTGGTCACGGTGTGGGCGGTGGGCCGCACCGCGAACCGCAGACCGTGGGACGCGTGCCTGGCGGCGATCTCACCGCTGGTGCTGGTGCACGCGTTCACCAACTTCGACACGCTCGCCACCGCGTTCGCGGCCACCGGCCTGCTGGCCTGGGCGCGGCGCAAACCGGCGGTCGCCGGGCTGCTGATCGGGCTCGGCGCGGCCGCGAAAATGTACCCGTTGTTCCTGCTCGGACCGCTGCTCATCCTGTGCATCCGCGCCGGGAAGCTCCGCCCGTGGACCATCACCGCGGGCGCCGCGGGCGGCACGTGGCTGGCCGTGAACCTGCCGATCGCGCTCACGCTGAACGCGGGCTGGCAGGAGTTCTTCCGGCTCAACGCGCAACGCGGGATGGACCCGGACTCGATCTACAACGTGATCTCCTACTTCACCGGCTGGGCGGGCTTCGACGGCCCCCTCGCGGCCGGGCAGACACCGACCTGGCTGAACATCGTCAGCGGCACGCTGTTCCTGGCCTGCTGCGCCGGGATCGCCTACGTCGGGCTGTCCGCGCCGGTGCGGCCGCGGCTGGCGCAGCTGTGCTTCCTGGTGGTGGCCGCGTTCCTGCTGACCAACAAGGTGTGGAGCCCGCAGTACTCGCTGTGGCTGGTGCCGTTCGCGGTGCTGGCGATCCCGCGGTGGCGGCTGCTGCTCGGGTGGATGCTGCTGGACGCGCTGGTGTGGGTGCCGCGGATGTTCTACTACCTCGGCACCGACCACAAGGGACTGCCGCCCGACTGGTTCCTCGGGTTCGTCGCGCTGCGGGACCTGGCCGTGGTCGGGCTGTGCGTGCTGGTGCTGCGGGAGATCTACCGCCCAGCCGAGGACCTGGTGCGCGTCGCCGGCGACGACGACCCGGCGGGCGGGGTGCTGGACCGGGCCCGCGACGTGGTGGTGCTCCCGCGGCGGCGGGCCCGGCACGCGGTCTGAGTCGGCAGCCCCGCAGCACACCGGACAGCGCGGTCTTCTCGGCCTGGTCCACCGTGAGCCGGTAGGTCGCCTTTGCCTGCACGTACAGCGCGGCGTATTCACAGCGATGGCCCCGGGGCAGCCAGCGCGCCGGGTCCTGGCCGTTCCGCTGCTGGTAGCTGCCCTTGCTCACCGCGACGAGGAACCGCTCGTCGTTGCCGAACCGCTCCTTGTCGGCCTTCGACCAGGTGCGCACGCCGGACCGGTTGGCCTCCGCGGTGCCCACCACGTGGTCGACCTCCATGCCCGATTCGACCTTGCCGGTCTGCCCGTCGTAGGGCGAGGTCCACTTGCCGGTGACCCGAAGGTGCCCGGCGCGGTGCTGGCGTTGCGCCATCGGCCTGCGGGTGCTGTTGGCGCTGACGCTTGGCCGGGGGCGCTGCTGCTGGTCGTCCCGGGCAAGGTGATTGCCCATCCCGGCGGGGGCCAGCCCTGGCGCAACGACGAGCGGTCGTGATCACGGCAGGGGTCAGCCGAGCTTGTCCCGCAGGTAGGCGATGTCATCGGCCTGGCCCTCGGCCGGGGTCTCGACCACCACGGGCGCTCCCGCGGCCGCCGCGACGGCCACCAGCGCCTCCGGGTCGATCGTGCCGCCGCCGTGCACCACGTTCGCGTGGCGGTCCCGCCCGGACCCGAACTCGTCGCGCGAGTTGTTCAGGTGCACCAGGTCGATGCGGCCGGTGATCGACATGACCTTCTCGACCACGTCGCCCAGCTCCCAGCCCGCGGCAAACGCGTGGCAGGTGTCCAGGCAGAACCCGGCGCCGAACTCGGCCACCTCGTCCCACAGCCGCGCCAGCACGTCCATCTCGCGTGCCATCGCGCCGTCGCCGCCCGCGGTGTTCTCGATCAGGATCGGCACCGCGAAGCCGCCGTCGGCCGCCTGCCGTTCGAACAGCTTGCGCCAGTTCGCCAGGCCCTCCGCGACGTCCTCGCCGCGGCCCACGTGACCGCCGTGCACGATCAGGCCCTTCGCGCCGATCTCCGCCGCGGCGGCCGCGTGCTGGGCGGCCAGCTTGCGCGACGGGATGCGGATCCGGTTGTTCAGCGAGGCCACGTTGACGATGTAGGGGGAGTGGATGAACACCTCCACCCCGGCCGCCTCGATGTGCGCCCGCGGCGGCTGGGCCACCGGCTTCTTCCAGCCCTGGGGGTCGGCCAGGAAGAACTGCACCACGTCGGCCGAGCGCTCCCCGGCCGCGGTCAGCGGGTCGTCGTCACGGACGTGCGCACCGATCTGCATGTGGCCACGCTACCGGCGGAATCGGCTCGGTTCTCGCCAACCTCGGGAACGCTTTGAAGTACCGTGAGCGCGGTCCGTGACACCTGAGGGGGACTCATGGGGAAGACCGCACGCCGTTCCGGGGTGGCCGGGTTCGTGCTGGCGCTGTCGGTCACGCTGGCCGCGCCGGGCGCGTTCGCCGAGGAGGCCGATCCCGCGCTGGCCGGCAGCTGCGGGGCGACCCTGCGGGACCAGCCGGGCGACGCCCTCACCCTCGACGTCGGCGCCCCGCTCGACCAGCCCGGTGTGCTCACCGTCGGCACCGGCAGCGAGTCCGCGCCAACCGGCCCGGACCAGCGCGACCCGCTGCTGGCGCTGCCGGTCGCGGACCTGGCGAAAGCGTTGGGCGTCGGGGACGCGCCCGTCGTCGGCGACCTGGCGGCCGAGCAGCTGTGCCCCGGCGTGCAGGGCACGGTGAACACGCTGTCCGCGGCCACCCAGAGCGTCGTCTCCGGTGAGCCGCTCGACCCGCCGTCCCGCCCCACTCCCGGCCGGCCCGCGCCCGGCGCACCCCAGCCCAGCCAGGACGTGACCCCGGTACTCCCGGCCGTCAACGGTGGGATCGTGCCCGCGTCGTTCGTCACCGGCGGCTTGCCTGCCGCGTCCGGGATCGCCCCGCCGACGCCGCCGCTGTCGGCGCTGATCCAGCCCGGCGTCGTCCCGCCAGCCGCGCCCGGGCTCGTCCCACCGGCTGGGACGGAGCCGCCGCTGGTCACGCAGAACTCCGGGACCGCCGAGGCGATGCCGTCGTCGGCGGCGCCCGCCCGGTTGCCGCTGATCATCGCGGTGTTCGCGCTCGCGGTCGTGGCCGCCGCGCTGACCCGCGCCTGGATGCGGCGCGCCTGACGGTCACGTTCCGGGGTGCGGGCGTCACGCACCTGCCCTAGCTTCGTTGAAACCAGTAGCGACGCGCTGGAGGACGAAGATGCAGGGTCGGACACGCAGGACCGCCGCGGTGGGCGCCGCCGCTTTCGCACTGGCCGGATCGGTCGCGCTCGCCGTGCCCGCGACGGCGAGCGCGGAGACGATCAGCGCCCAGTGCGGCGACACCGTGACGGCCAAGCCCGGCGACGTCATCAGGACCCCGCTCGGCCTGAAGACCGTCACCGACGGGCTGACCTCGATCGTCGGCGGCCTGCTCGGCGGGCTGTGCCAGATCACCGTCAAGGTCGTGGACACGGCCGTCGAGCCGCTGCCGGTCGTCGGCGCGCCGGCCGCGAGCGCGGTCAACGGCGCGGTCGCGGGCACCACCAACGGCCTGACCGGCGCGGTCGACCAGACTGGCAAGGCGCTCAGCGGGGGCGGCGGGAGCCAGCCACAGCCGCAGACCCCGCCGGGCGGCGGCAACCAGCAGACGCCGCCGGGAGCCACGCCCGGCCGCACCGAGGGCGCCGCGCCTGCCGTGATCCCCGGATCGACCAGTCCCGTGCTGGGAGGCGACCCGTCCACCTTCGACTTCCTGCCGTTCGGCTCGGGCAGCGCGTACGCGCCGATGCGCAACTACGCGGGCCTGCCGTTCGCGGTGTCCGCGTTGTGGGCGCCCTCGCCGGGCCTGCGCTACGGCGGCCAGATCCCCGGTTACGCCCCGCAGTACGGCGCGCTCGGCCAGCCCGCGCAGTCCGGCCAGGCGGTGCAGAACGCGGGCCAGGCGGAGGCGCTGCCGAGCGGTTCGGGCGGCGGTGGCAACGTTGCGCTACCGATGCTCATCGCCGTTGTCGCTCTATCGGGTGTCAGCGCCGGTCTCGTACGCTCGTGGGTCTTACGGGGAGCTACCGCTTAGTATCCTTTGGGTCCGCTCGTCGTTAATCCCTTCCGGGGACACACGCCTGCGATCACTGGAGGTCCGCGCTCGTGCGCAACACCGGCCTGACGAAGACCACCCGTAGAGCGCTCACCGCCACCGCCATCGCCGCGGCCATCGCCGGCGGTTCGCTGCTGTCCGCGGGCACCGCGTCGGCGAGCACCGTGCTGTCGCAGGCATGCACCGGCACCGTGATCGGCGCACTCAGCGACAGCGTCGCGGTGCAGGGCAAGGACCTCGCGGACGTGGTCAAGGCAGGCGCGCAGGAGCAGGAGTGGTTCCTGCACCTCAACGGCGTGGACCCGCAGAAGGTGGCGGACACGGTCAGCAAGGCAGGCGCGATCACCGTCGGCCAGATCCCGGCGAACGCGGCCAGCGGCGCGATCGCGGGCGACTCCATCGCCACCGCCGTCGCCACCACGCTGAAGAACGCGGGCGACCCGTACGCCGTCGGCCTCGGCATCGGCGGCGACCAGCAGAAGAAGACCCTCGACGCGATCACGAACAAGGTCACGGGCAACTGCGGGCTGACCACGTACGCGAACAACTACACCCAGCCCGGCCTCCCCTCCTCGCAACCGGGCACGACCGCACCCGCGCCCGGCACCCCGGCGACCACGACCGTCCCGGGCATCTCGGGCACCGGCTCGGCCACCGCGCCGCCGCGCAACTACGGCAACATCCCGGCGGCCGTGCCCGGCGTGGCAGGCGCCGCGGTGCCGCCGAGCGCGCTCTACCCGTCCTCGGCCACGCTGCCCGACCAGGCACTGCCGCAGGTCGGCGTGCTGGGCGGCCAGTCCACCTCGGCCGGCGGCCAGGCGGACGTGCGCAACGCGGGTAACGCCAGCGCGATCGGCGGCGAGCCGGCCGCGGGCAACGTCCAGCTGCCGATGCTCCTGGCGGTCGTCGCGCTGGCCGGGGTGAGCGCCGCTCTGGTGCGGACCTGGGTGCTGCGCAAACTGTCGTAGCCACCCCGTAGGCCCCCCGTCGCCCACCACCACCCTCAACGGAGCCGCTCCGCGGCACGGCCTAGACTGGACAACCGGCAAACCCTCCTGCCACGGAAAGCCCGTGGCCGTGAAGCCCACAGGAGGTGAGTGGTTGTGTCGCGCCATTACGAGGTGATGGTCATCCTCGACCCCACGCTCGACGAGCGTAAGGTCGCCCCGACTCTGGACACGTTCCTCAACGTCATCCGCACGTCCGGCGGAAGCGTGGAGAAGGTCGACGTGTGGGGCCGTCGTCGGCTCTCGTACGAGATCAAGAAGCACGCCGAGGGCATCTACGCCGTGCTGGACCTCAACAGCGAGCCCGACGCGGTGAAGGAACTCGACCGGCAGCTGTCGCTGCAGGAGACCGTGCTCCGCACCAAGGTCGTCCGCAAGCCGGTCCCGCGCAAGGCCGCCAAGACCGCGGCGAAGGCCTGAGGCGGATAGCCCATGGCTGGAGACACCGTCATCACCGTGGTCGGCAACCTGACGTCCGACCCCGAGCTGCGGTTCACCCCGTCCGGCGCCGCGGTCGCGAACTTCACCGTTGCGTCCACGCCGCGCACCTTCGACCGCCAGTCCGGCGAGTGGAAGGACGGCGAGGCGCTGTTCCTGCGCTGCAACATCTGGCGGCAGGCGGCGGAGAACGTCGCGGAGAGCCTGACGCGCGGTGCACGCGTCGTCGTGCAGGGCCGCCTCAAGCAGCGGTCGTTCGAAACCAAGGAAGGCGAGAAGCGGACCGTCGTCGAACTTGAGGTCGACGAGATCGGTCCGTCGCTGCGCTACGCCACCGCCAAGGTGAACAAGGTCAGCCGCGGCAGCGGTGGCGGTGGCGGCGGCTACGGCGGGAACACCGGCGGTGGTGCCCCCGCCGACGACCCGTGGGGTTCCGCCCCGCCTGCGGGCGACAGCGGCGGTTTCGCCGACGAGCCCCCCTTCTGACCAACCACTCGTACTGAATTCCCAGGAGCATCACCGTGGCCAAGCCACCCATCCGCAAGCCCAAGAAGAAGGTCTGCGTGTTCTGCAAGGCCGAGCAGAAGGGCCACCCGGAAATCATCGACTACAAGGACACCAACCTGCTGCGGAAGTACATTTCCGACCGCGGCAAGATCCGTGCCCGCCGGGTGACCGGCAACTGCAGCCAGCACCAGCGCGACATCGCCACCGCGGTCAAGAACTCCCGCGAGATGGCGCTGCTGCCCTACACCTCGACCGCGCGCTGAGGAGGGACCACATCATGGCGAAGATCATCCTCACCACTGACGTGGCGAACCTCGGCGGCCCCGGCGACATCGTCGAGGTCAAGGACGGCTACGCGCGCAACTTCCTGCTGCCCCGCGGTTACGCCATCCAGGCCACCAAGGGCGCCGAGAAGAACGTGCAGACCATCCGTCGCGCGCAGGAGTCCCGCCGTATCCGCGACCTCGACCACGCTCGTGAGGTCAAGGCCGCGCTGGAGGGTCTCGGCACCGTCGAGCTGACCGCGAAGGCCGCCGAGGGCTCGAAGAAGCTCTTCGGCTCGGTCACCACCGCCGACATCGCGAACGCGATCAAGGCGGCGGGCGGCCCGCTGCTCGACAAGCGCGTCCTGGAGACCGACGGGCACATCAAGACCGTCGGCAAGCACGCGGTGAACGCGCGCCTGCACCCCGAGGTGCAGGCCTCGGTCCGCCTCGAGGTGAAGGCGGGCCAGTAGGTCGTCGAACCGAAAACCGGGCAGGTTTCCGCAGGTTGCGGGGCCTGCCCGGTTTTTGCTGTTCGGGCACGGAACCGGGTGGCCTGCGCTAGCATCCAATCCGGGCGATCAACGCGGACAGGCGAGA carries:
- a CDS encoding inositol-3-phosphate synthase, producing the protein MGDNSGRVRVAIVGVGNCAASLVQGVHYYRDADPASRVPGLMHVRFGQYHVGDVEFVAAFDVDAKKVGQDLSSAILASENNTIKITDVPPLGVPVLRGPTMDGLGRFYQETIEESDEEPVDVVAALREAQADVLVSYLPVGSEEAQKFYAQCAIDAGVAFVNAIPVFIASNPEWAQKFTDAGVPIVGDDIKSQVGATITHRVLAKLFEDRGVQLDRTMQLNVGGNMDFKNMKELERLESKKVSKTQAVTSQIDRDLGKANVHVGPSDYVQWLEDRKWAYVRLEGRAFGDVPLNLEYKLEVWDSPNSAGIIIDAVRAAKIALDRGVGGPLLSASSYFMKSPPEQYDDSTARDAVEKFITGDIER
- a CDS encoding transglycosylase domain-containing protein; amino-acid sequence: MRGRYRPPAGPAAAAAGAGAAAGSAGRRPGMGDSEPGLLTHAELRSGGYHDDYDDYVDEPVTDSDPEDDAPEETGKGKKGKAALTPKQRKKRRWKIIRRSLYAFFGVFVVLPAIAFTIAYFLVDVPTPEEVLAQQDQVVTYYYSDGSVMGKEIPDSGNRQILKPGQIPDTVKHAVYAAEDATFETNNGFDVMGILGAVYNNLTGGSGGGSTISQQYIKKATENEAPTLTRKATELVKSFKMNQTQSKEDIITAYLNIVYFGRGAYGIEAAAHAYFNKTSAELTQSEAALLAGMIQGPGKSENAEYTTWRWNYVMDQMLKYKWITEADRQSAQYPTPLPKDQTKPQAITGPNAFVQGQVEAELEAAGYSKEKIQANGYNVYTTIDPNAQRLAEKAVNDVMQGQPDALKEALVAVDPKTRGVIAYYGGPNNKADQRDWANTKRNPGSSFKTFDLVAFLKMGKGLGETFDGSTHRQFGVLPNGQPRYINNAGASNSCSKECTVAEATMRSTNTVFFDMVANVTGPQAVADAAQEAGVTSLKAVDNNISLGGGTTEVTPLDMASGYATIADNGTYLDRHFVQKVTTPGGDIVYQPSSNPKPAFADGDASKSKQIAGNVTNALKPVIEFSKLSCPSGHECAGKTGTQQYDASGANASGTSKDNSQVWMVGYTPSVSAAAWVGTGSNQPLHDKNGDPISSTGLPAKIWQQFMNDYLKGKPSEKFPTVSPIGKNATASDDASSSTKPATSRPSTTNSSTPESPPPSTPPSTPESTDTTSSRRNTPTFTFPGGGNDFGPTNTRDNG
- a CDS encoding glycosyltransferase family 87 protein, with the translated sequence MSSPTDETTSAEPAPASLDAGQRVAPSRTDPLVAAASRPIGGPLGEHAAVGRHWFWTPQRVGLALATLALMLCWFGKASCIQQYVDANGQTQLDWRSGRPYVAMCYSDVVPLFSAERLDQPGTFPYRTSWVDDAGTPNAHVRYMEYPVLTGLFQWANAKITQVWKAISDTGWLPGALPVAIYFNITAFWLALAWLVTVWAVGRTANRRPWDACLAAISPLVLVHAFTNFDTLATAFAATGLLAWARRKPAVAGLLIGLGAAAKMYPLFLLGPLLILCIRAGKLRPWTITAGAAGGTWLAVNLPIALTLNAGWQEFFRLNAQRGMDPDSIYNVISYFTGWAGFDGPLAAGQTPTWLNIVSGTLFLACCAGIAYVGLSAPVRPRLAQLCFLVVAAFLLTNKVWSPQYSLWLVPFAVLAIPRWRLLLGWMLLDALVWVPRMFYYLGTDHKGLPPDWFLGFVALRDLAVVGLCVLVLREIYRPAEDLVRVAGDDDPAGGVLDRARDVVVLPRRRARHAV
- a CDS encoding HAD family hydrolase — encoded protein: MDAVVFDLDGVLVDSEQTWDEVRRAVVADHGGSWTATATRAMQGMSTPEWARYLVEHLGARLTPDRIAQVVIDQMAQRYAGGPPVLPGAAAAVRAVGERYPVAIASSSPPVLIQAFLEATGLTGLVAAALSSEQVAAGKPAPDVYLEAARRLGKDPARCAAVEDTTNGLKAALAAGMTVYAVPNPHFPPDPAVLAQVHRVLDTVADLPAALRG
- a CDS encoding deoxyribonuclease IV; this translates as MQIGAHVRDDDPLTAAGERSADVVQFFLADPQGWKKPVAQPPRAHIEAAGVEVFIHSPYIVNVASLNNRIRIPSRKLAAQHAAAAAEIGAKGLIVHGGHVGRGEDVAEGLANWRKLFERQAADGGFAVPILIENTAGGDGAMAREMDVLARLWDEVAEFGAGFCLDTCHAFAAGWELGDVVEKVMSITGRIDLVHLNNSRDEFGSGRDRHANVVHGGGTIDPEALVAVAAAAGAPVVVETPAEGQADDIAYLRDKLG
- a CDS encoding PadR family transcriptional regulator → MLEFAILGLLHEAPMHGYVLRKRLHDTLGMFRTFSYGSLYPTLRRLQRAGFIEEADSDVGGAGEPVKGWGRRARTVYKLTAEGKEHFAKLLVDAGPQTWEDEGFGVHLAFFSRTPADVRMRILEGRRRRVEERREGLRAALARAEEKIDRYTRELHRLGLESSEREVRWLNELIAHEQDEQNRGLQS
- a CDS encoding DUF5318 family protein, with product MQNQRQVVDYALQRRALLAGVRSGRVGTRDVCDADPYLLRAARFHGEPSEAPCPLCGKDGLTNVSWVFGEQLKHVSGSARTPTELTRLANLVGEFNVHVVEVCRTCRWNHLVRSYVSGNGTPHGPSRRTAGQ